ACAATGACAGTCACAGTAACAGATGAAGGAGTAGCTACTCCTTATGAGGTTATGCCCTTATCTTCAATAACAGTGGAAGTAAGCAGCTTATCTCTGGTTACTGTAACATGTGATGGAACTGATCCGGATGCGTTCTGTAATGGTACTTTTGATGCTGATTTACAATATACTATCAATAAATAATCTTAAGCATTGATTGGCTTAATTTACGTACGGATTACAACTAGTTTGAAATTATATCAATCCTGATAGTATTATCGGGATTGATATAATTTATAAATAATTTTATTTTACATTACCTTCATCCCTTTCTACTGATAAATATGTCTTCTGATTATATTTCCATTTTCAATTTGAAGCTTTTTCCTCCTTTTCACCATTAGCATTTTTTGCACTATAGAATTTTTTTAATATTGGTAAAAAAAAGATCATTTCTTCATATAATTAATGTTAATATGAGGTAATCTAATGAATTGATTACTTCTACTTAATGAGGGAGGATGTAACCATGAACAAAGGGGTAGATACAATAGAACGCGTTCGATCCATCATTAAACGAAGTTCTAATATCGTTTTTTTGGGAGGGGCTGGTGTGTCGACGGAAAGCAACATCCCTGACTTTAGATCCAATAAAGGTTTATTTCAGCAAGATCGTTCAGTAGAAGAGATTTTAAGTTTTAGTTTTTTCAAAAAGTACCCAGAAGAATTTTATTCATTTTATAGAGAGCATTTGATACATGAAAATGCGCTGCCCAATCAAGCCCACCAATCACTAGCGCGTTTAGAACAGCAAGGAAAAATAAAAGCAGTAATCACCCAGAACATTGATGGGCTTCATCAATCTTCTGGGAGCCATATCGTTCTTGAATTACACGGTTCTATTCATCGAAACTTCTGTATGGATTGTCAAATGTTCTATGCACTAGACAAAATAATAAATAATGAAGGAACTATTCCTAGATGTGAACAATGTGAAGGAATTATTAAACCCGACGTTGTTTTATATGAGGAAAGATTAGACGAAGATATTCTTGATAGCGCTGTAGACTTTATTTCAAAAGCCGAGGTATTCATCGTTGGAGGGACTTCCCTAAGTGTATACCCGGCTGCGGGATTGATTGAATATTATAGAGGGGAGCACTTTATTCTAATTAATAAAGCACCAACTCCCTATGATTCTAGGGCAAATTATGTCATTTATGATCATGTCGGAAAGGTTATGAGTCAATTCGTTTAATTTAATAATTTACTGCCCCTATTCATTACTAGCGAAGGATTAGGATTCCAACAATTGTAACGATCATCGCTCCAAAAGCTACTACAACGCCTGCCCAAGCTGGAACAACGGACTTACTGTTTCTTTTATCCTGACGTAAATCATCAATTTGCGAGTTCAAATCATCAATTTCTTTATCTCTTGCTTTGAACATTTCATTAAGCTCTGGTCTCGGAACAAAACTCTTATTCCAAGTATCAAGTTTTGTATCCATTTTAACAACTACGTCACGTATTGATTTGAGCTCAGCTTCCAATTTTGCCATGCGTTCAATATCTTCTTTCTCCATGTTCATCTCCCCCGTTTCTATTAAAATTTCATTTTTTTTATATTGATATGCTTTATAATATGACACTAATGAATGAATGGATTGGATGGATGTCCAATAGAATTAAAAATCCGCAAATATCATTTTTTATTACCACATTTTTTTTCATAAAGTTATACACAAAGAAAAAAGCTTCCCCTAGTTAAAGTGAACCCTTTGTAAGGAACCTTTTAGTATTGGAGAAGCCTTTTTAACCTTCAAGTTTTTATGTTTTTAATCCAATGAATGTACTAAATGTTTACGCACTATGAAATTGCGCTTCTTCAGTTGAGCCTTTTAAGGCTGTAGTTGATGATGTACCACCAGTAATCACTTGTGAAACTTCATCAAAGTAACCTGTCCCTACTTCTCTTTGATGTTTAGTTGCTGTATAACCATATTGTTCGTTCGCAAATTCTGCTTGCTGCAGTTTGGAATAAGCAGCCATACCGCTTTCTTTGTATCCTTTTGCAAGTTCAAACATACTGTGATTCAATGCATGGAAACCTGCTAGCGTTACAAATTGGAACTTATATCCCATCTTCCCTAATTCCTGCTGGAACTTTGCAATGGTTGCGTCATCAAGCTTTGCTTTCCAATTAAAAGATGGGGAACAGTTATATGCAAGTAATTTGTTTGGATACTTTTCATGAATAGCATCAGCAAATCGTTTTGCCTGTTCTAGGTCTGG
The window above is part of the Chengkuizengella sp. SCS-71B genome. Proteins encoded here:
- a CDS encoding NAD-dependent protein deacylase, giving the protein MNKGVDTIERVRSIIKRSSNIVFLGGAGVSTESNIPDFRSNKGLFQQDRSVEEILSFSFFKKYPEEFYSFYREHLIHENALPNQAHQSLARLEQQGKIKAVITQNIDGLHQSSGSHIVLELHGSIHRNFCMDCQMFYALDKIINNEGTIPRCEQCEGIIKPDVVLYEERLDEDILDSAVDFISKAEVFIVGGTSLSVYPAAGLIEYYRGEHFILINKAPTPYDSRANYVIYDHVGKVMSQFV